One Neobacillus niacini DNA window includes the following coding sequences:
- a CDS encoding adenine deaminase C-terminal domain-containing protein — protein MKVDLAIVNAQVFNTFSKRFEKKNVFIVKDKFYYITADEIDDCQAAEVVDAKNQYLIPGLMDIHMHIESSMTSPSIFSEAVLTHGVTTVIADAHEIANVFGMEGLEAFFSQPSAMDIFYAIPSSVPSTTPELETTGGFIGVEEVKQLLKHPKVMALGEAMNFNGIVNEPNSLIREILRAVQAERPLMPLEGHVPRVSGLELSKFLYAGITADHTHQSPESIYEKITNGMFLEFQKKSITPENISVVVENDFYEYMAIITDDVMADDLLEGHLDANVRLAIFSGMPAEQAIYCATYTPARRMGFQDRGAIVPGFKADFLLLNDVESFEIGAVYKDGKLVYTQGDEIKYPAVKPNFPEHFYHSLNCRALTAEDLRFKVKVSEKAVVNVIKISEVGTFTEHVQQEVRVADGFLDWENSGLALIVVMERYGKSGDIAYGFVDKALYRKGAVATTWAHDHHNLMVMGTSLEDIIAAQKQLLDMHGGYVVVQGGEVQAVCPLPVGGIISDAPIQELGAQLMEVRQAMSRLGYRNSNEIMSFSTLSLPVSPVIKITDKGMMNVRSQMIIPLIEGEQI, from the coding sequence ATGAAAGTCGATTTAGCAATTGTAAATGCTCAAGTTTTTAATACTTTTTCCAAAAGGTTTGAAAAGAAAAATGTATTTATTGTTAAGGATAAATTTTACTATATAACTGCGGACGAAATAGATGATTGTCAGGCAGCAGAAGTAGTTGACGCGAAAAATCAGTATTTGATTCCTGGCTTAATGGATATTCACATGCATATTGAAAGTTCAATGACTTCCCCTTCTATTTTTTCAGAAGCAGTGTTAACCCACGGAGTAACAACGGTTATCGCTGATGCCCATGAAATTGCGAATGTGTTTGGTATGGAAGGGCTGGAGGCGTTCTTTTCCCAGCCAAGTGCCATGGATATTTTCTATGCGATCCCTTCCTCTGTTCCGTCGACGACACCAGAATTAGAAACAACTGGCGGTTTTATTGGTGTTGAAGAAGTGAAACAGCTCTTGAAGCATCCGAAAGTAATGGCACTAGGGGAGGCGATGAACTTTAATGGCATTGTTAATGAACCCAATTCTTTGATTCGGGAGATTTTACGTGCAGTTCAAGCGGAAAGGCCGCTTATGCCTTTAGAAGGACATGTTCCGCGGGTTTCGGGATTAGAATTATCAAAGTTCTTATATGCAGGTATAACGGCTGATCATACCCATCAATCGCCCGAATCCATTTATGAGAAAATCACCAATGGAATGTTTTTAGAATTTCAAAAGAAATCAATTACCCCTGAAAACATCAGCGTTGTTGTTGAAAATGATTTCTATGAATATATGGCCATCATTACGGATGATGTGATGGCGGACGACCTGTTGGAAGGACATTTGGATGCCAACGTTCGATTGGCTATTTTCTCCGGAATGCCAGCAGAACAGGCTATCTATTGCGCTACTTATACGCCTGCAAGAAGAATGGGATTTCAGGACCGAGGTGCGATTGTTCCGGGCTTTAAAGCTGATTTTCTCTTGCTCAATGATGTTGAAAGCTTTGAAATTGGGGCGGTCTATAAGGATGGGAAATTAGTCTATACACAAGGAGATGAAATCAAGTATCCGGCTGTGAAACCTAATTTTCCAGAACACTTCTATCATTCTTTGAATTGCAGGGCATTAACGGCAGAGGATTTACGTTTTAAGGTGAAGGTTTCTGAAAAGGCTGTAGTCAACGTAATTAAAATTTCGGAAGTGGGTACATTTACTGAACACGTACAGCAAGAAGTTAGGGTCGCAGATGGATTTTTAGATTGGGAGAATAGCGGGTTAGCCTTAATTGTTGTGATGGAACGATATGGGAAATCAGGTGACATTGCCTACGGATTTGTTGATAAAGCTCTATATAGAAAAGGAGCTGTCGCCACTACATGGGCTCATGATCATCATAATTTAATGGTAATGGGAACAAGCCTGGAAGATATAATAGCCGCGCAAAAACAATTATTGGATATGCACGGCGGATATGTTGTGGTACAAGGCGGGGAGGTTCAAGCAGTTTGCCCATTGCCAGTGGGCGGTATTATCAGTGACGCACCAATACAAGAACTAGGTGCGCAATTGATGGAAGTTCGTCAAGCGATGAGTAGGCTAGGCTACCGCAACAGCAATGAAATTATGTCCTTCTCGACATTATCTCTGCCGGTTTCACCTGTTATCAAAATTACAGACAAAGGGATGATGAATGTGCGATCTCAAATGATCATCCCGCTAATTGAGGGTGAACAAATTTGA
- a CDS encoding amidohydrolase, whose product MIKNAWILTINEQMEQFPNGYILVDGEKILDVGTMDSLPIDIAYDQCIDARGAILLPGMVNTHTHIGMIPFRSLGDDYPDRLHRFLFPLENECMNEQLAYTSAKYAIAEMQLAGVTTFFDMYYFEQQLAEAAEEMHSRSILAETVIDTVTVDVPEPMGGLQYAQRFLPKWQGNSRIQASVAPHAPYSNTIEVVQQADALSRKYDVPWMMHVSEMDFEMEKYRIEYNQSPIEFLEEIGVLSPRLIAAHCIHLSDHDIEVLKKYDVKVAHCIGANTKSAKGVARVQDLLAAGVTVGLGTDGPSSGNTLDLFSQMRLFANFHKTFLQDRSAFPAEEIVKLATCGGAKVIGMEKQIGSIEAGKQADFILVETDSVNMFPIFDPYSALVYSANAGNVRDVFIAGKQVVAGKKLVDYDEVQLRAELAEAMEQCGFKAKALKALSEK is encoded by the coding sequence GTGATTAAAAATGCCTGGATATTAACAATCAATGAACAGATGGAGCAGTTCCCGAACGGCTATATATTAGTGGATGGCGAGAAAATTTTAGATGTTGGCACGATGGATTCACTGCCAATTGACATCGCCTATGATCAATGTATTGATGCCAGAGGGGCAATTTTGTTACCTGGCATGGTCAATACACATACACATATTGGCATGATTCCGTTTCGTTCATTAGGGGATGACTATCCAGACCGTTTACACCGCTTTTTATTTCCGTTAGAAAATGAATGTATGAATGAACAGCTTGCGTACACGAGCGCAAAATATGCCATTGCTGAAATGCAGCTTGCCGGTGTGACGACATTCTTTGATATGTATTATTTTGAACAACAGTTGGCAGAGGCAGCAGAAGAAATGCATAGCCGCAGTATCTTAGCAGAAACAGTCATAGACACAGTAACAGTTGATGTGCCAGAGCCAATGGGTGGTTTACAGTATGCTCAACGATTTCTACCGAAATGGCAAGGGAATAGTAGAATTCAAGCCTCAGTAGCACCACATGCCCCCTATTCTAATACAATTGAAGTCGTCCAGCAGGCCGACGCTTTGTCTCGAAAGTACGATGTGCCATGGATGATGCATGTTAGTGAAATGGACTTTGAAATGGAAAAGTATCGTATAGAATACAATCAAAGTCCGATTGAATTTTTAGAGGAGATTGGCGTATTAAGTCCAAGGCTAATTGCTGCCCACTGTATTCATTTGTCAGACCATGATATTGAGGTGTTGAAGAAGTATGATGTAAAGGTTGCGCATTGTATCGGTGCTAATACTAAATCTGCTAAAGGGGTAGCCCGTGTTCAGGATTTATTAGCTGCTGGTGTAACAGTTGGGCTGGGAACAGATGGGCCAAGCAGCGGGAATACCTTGGACTTATTCAGCCAAATGCGATTGTTTGCCAATTTTCATAAAACGTTTTTACAGGATCGCAGCGCCTTTCCAGCTGAAGAAATTGTAAAGTTAGCCACATGCGGAGGAGCGAAAGTTATAGGTATGGAGAAGCAAATTGGCTCTATTGAGGCAGGGAAACAAGCAGATTTCATCCTAGTTGAAACCGATTCAGTCAATATGTTTCCTATTTTTGATCCTTATTCTGCACTAGTGTACTCGGCTAATGCTGGTAATGTTAGAGACGTATTTATCGCTGGGAAGCAAGTGGTTGCGGGGAAAAAATTAGTGGATTATGATGAAGTTCAATTAAGAGCAGAGCTTGCTGAAGCGATGGAGCAATGCGGATTTAAGGCAAAAGCATTAAAAGCATTGTCGGAAAAATAG
- a CDS encoding alkaline phosphatase PhoX yields the protein MNNETSKNCLNRRDFLKAGGMGTLALTLGSTGVLALGSKAFADTTNNPTSGFGGYGPLVPDPNGILDLPKGFHYKIISEEGELMSNGTKIPGGFDGMAAFEGPNNTTILVRNHELGAGPAFGSNPYDANAQGGTTALVVGANREVIKEYVTSSGTIRNCAGGATPWGTWLTCEENRSTGHGYVFEVDPQQPENDLSKTPIKEMGRFAHEACAIDPSTGYVYLTEDASPSYLYRFTPNNTSQKPGSLQEGGTLYAAAIEAVTDPAASTFKTGQTFKIVWKKVDPHMCREEAAAHNCIKFSRLEGAFFQEGVFWFDDTSAGDKKLGRVYRYIPHTNTLELFYEGNDVREMEYPDNICMTPWGDLWYAEDGSGQDRLMGITPEGKVYPFAANRLSDSELAGPTFSPDGNTLFVNIQSPGQTFAIWGPFQRRNSARAREMSYAAPANLAPQVSEKVAKAAEAQGMSVLEAAAFERHGIKL from the coding sequence GTGAATAATGAAACTTCTAAAAACTGCTTGAACAGAAGAGACTTTTTAAAAGCGGGAGGAATGGGTACACTTGCCCTTACACTGGGGTCAACAGGGGTATTAGCACTTGGTTCAAAAGCATTTGCGGATACAACGAATAATCCAACCAGCGGTTTTGGTGGTTATGGTCCTTTGGTTCCGGATCCGAATGGAATTCTCGACCTTCCAAAAGGTTTTCATTACAAAATTATCTCTGAAGAGGGAGAGCTAATGTCTAACGGGACAAAAATCCCGGGTGGATTTGATGGAATGGCAGCTTTTGAAGGTCCAAACAATACGACCATCCTTGTTCGTAATCATGAATTAGGGGCAGGTCCAGCGTTTGGAAGCAATCCGTATGATGCAAATGCCCAAGGTGGTACAACGGCTCTAGTTGTAGGAGCTAATCGCGAAGTTATTAAAGAATATGTAACGTCTTCAGGAACAATCCGAAATTGTGCTGGTGGTGCAACACCTTGGGGCACTTGGCTGACTTGTGAAGAAAACCGTTCTACGGGACACGGATATGTATTCGAAGTAGATCCACAGCAGCCGGAAAACGATCTGTCCAAAACTCCAATTAAGGAGATGGGCCGTTTTGCACACGAAGCCTGTGCAATTGACCCATCTACAGGATATGTATACTTAACTGAAGATGCAAGCCCAAGCTACCTTTACCGTTTTACCCCAAATAACACGAGCCAAAAGCCTGGCTCGTTACAAGAAGGCGGTACGCTGTATGCCGCTGCGATTGAGGCGGTAACTGATCCAGCTGCAAGCACTTTTAAAACAGGCCAAACATTTAAAATTGTTTGGAAGAAAGTTGATCCTCATATGTGCCGCGAGGAAGCAGCTGCACATAACTGCATTAAATTCTCAAGACTTGAGGGAGCGTTCTTTCAAGAGGGTGTTTTCTGGTTTGATGATACCTCTGCCGGCGACAAAAAACTCGGCCGCGTTTACCGTTATATTCCTCACACGAATACATTGGAGCTTTTCTATGAGGGAAATGATGTACGAGAAATGGAATATCCAGATAATATCTGTATGACCCCATGGGGTGACCTGTGGTATGCAGAAGATGGTTCAGGACAAGATCGACTTATGGGAATTACCCCAGAAGGCAAAGTCTATCCCTTTGCCGCCAACCGTTTAAGTGATTCTGAATTGGCAGGACCAACCTTCTCCCCTGATGGAAACACGCTTTTTGTTAATATTCAAAGTCCAGGCCAAACCTTTGCTATCTGGGGACCATTCCAACGCAGAAACTCAGCGCGCGCAAGAGAAATGTCCTACGCTGCTCCTGCCAATCTTGCACCGCAAGTTTCGGAAAAAGTGGCTAAGGCTGCAGAGGCGCAAGGTATGTCCGTTCTAGAAGCAGCAGCATTTGAACGACATGGCATAAAGTTATAA
- a CDS encoding glycoside hydrolase family 1 protein: MSKSTYQFPEGFLWGGATAANQLEGAYLEGGKGMNLADVMPGGKVRLKVIGEPGFDFKIDNEKYVYPNHDGIDFYHRFKEDIALFAEMGFKTYRMSIAWSRIFPKGDELEANEEGLAFYDRVFDELKKYNIEPVVTISHYEIPLHLITEYGGWRNREVIGFFERYATTLFKRYKNKVKYWLTFNEINGATHMPILGLGFSPETEETKLQDSFQGLHHQFVASALAVKAGHEIIPGSQIGCMLIYAPTYSYDCNPENVLHALQEERLFNNYCGDVQVRGAYPAFANRFFKENGINLEIKEGDLEIIKEGTVDFISFSYYMSRTDKKNKTPEEIGQGNLIGGVKNPFLSASDWGWEIDPTGLRIALNQLYDRYQKPLFIVENGLGAYDKVEEDGSINDDYRIDYLRSHIDAMGEAIEDGVNLMGYTPWGCIDLVSASTGEMSKRYGFIYVDKHDDGSGTLDRSKKKSFFWYKNVIATNGQEL; encoded by the coding sequence ATGAGTAAATCTACTTATCAATTTCCAGAAGGATTTTTATGGGGCGGCGCTACAGCTGCAAACCAATTAGAAGGTGCCTATCTTGAAGGCGGCAAAGGTATGAATCTTGCCGATGTCATGCCTGGCGGTAAAGTAAGATTAAAGGTTATTGGAGAACCTGGTTTTGACTTTAAAATCGATAATGAGAAATACGTTTATCCGAACCATGATGGTATTGATTTTTATCACCGTTTCAAAGAAGATATCGCTCTGTTTGCTGAAATGGGATTCAAAACATATCGTATGAGTATTGCTTGGAGCCGAATTTTCCCTAAAGGCGACGAGCTAGAGGCAAATGAAGAAGGGCTAGCTTTCTATGATCGTGTATTCGATGAACTAAAAAAATATAATATCGAACCAGTTGTTACGATTTCTCATTATGAGATTCCGCTTCATTTAATCACTGAATATGGCGGTTGGCGTAACCGCGAAGTGATCGGTTTCTTTGAACGTTATGCAACAACATTGTTCAAGCGCTATAAAAACAAAGTAAAATACTGGTTAACTTTTAACGAAATTAATGGTGCGACACACATGCCAATTCTAGGACTTGGTTTCTCACCAGAGACGGAAGAAACAAAATTACAAGATAGTTTCCAAGGCCTGCATCATCAGTTTGTAGCAAGTGCGCTTGCAGTAAAAGCAGGACATGAAATCATTCCAGGAAGTCAAATCGGCTGTATGCTAATTTATGCACCAACATATTCTTATGATTGCAATCCTGAAAATGTATTACATGCACTACAAGAGGAACGTCTATTTAACAATTACTGTGGTGATGTACAGGTCAGAGGAGCTTATCCAGCTTTTGCAAATCGTTTCTTTAAAGAGAACGGCATTAACCTTGAGATTAAAGAGGGTGACTTAGAAATCATCAAGGAAGGTACTGTTGATTTCATTTCATTCAGTTACTATATGTCACGCACAGATAAAAAGAATAAAACACCTGAGGAAATTGGCCAAGGTAATTTGATTGGCGGCGTTAAAAACCCATTCTTAAGCGCTAGTGATTGGGGCTGGGAAATCGACCCTACTGGACTTCGTATCGCTCTTAACCAATTATATGACCGTTATCAAAAGCCACTATTTATCGTAGAAAATGGACTCGGTGCTTATGATAAAGTTGAAGAGGATGGCTCAATCAATGATGATTATCGTATTGATTATTTAAGAAGCCATATCGATGCAATGGGTGAAGCCATTGAAGATGGTGTTAATTTAATGGGATACACTCCATGGGGCTGTATCGACCTAGTGAGTGCATCAACAGGCGAAATGTCCAAGCGTTATGGCTTTATCTATGTCGATAAGCATGATGATGGAAGTGGTACGCTTGACCGCAGTAAGAAGAAATCATTCTTCTGGTACAAAAACGTGATTGCTACAAACGGGCAAGAATTATAA
- a CDS encoding beta-glucoside-specific PTS transporter subunit IIABC encodes MKYEQLAKDILANVGGKENVSSVVHCVTRLRFKLKDEGKANTEVLKNMDGVVTVMKSGGQYQVVIGNHVPDVYAAVTTVGNLGAVSESSDTSSGEKVGLGAAFIDMISGVFQPILGVLAATGMIKGVAALILALGWVEATSGTYQLFNIAGDGLFNFLPIFLGYTAMKKFGGTPFIGMAIAAALVHPTLATLTTGEVSNVLFKGTLFESPIHITFLGIPVIMMSYASSVIPIILSAFVASKVEKSLKKVIPDVVKTFLVPFCTIAIMVPLTFLVIGPISTWAGSLLGAATVWIYELSPLVAGLILGGFWQVFVIFGLHWGLVPIAMNNLTALGNDPVLATTVMVCFAQTGAVLAILLKTKDKKLKSLSVPAFISGLFGVTEPAIYGITLPLKKPFIMSCIGGGVGGAIIGATAGKLWMFGGMGMFVIPAFIKPGAGLDMSFYGSIIAMVVGFAVAFVLTYLFGGINQEKSSKATKETTTASNEVAATKVQDEELVSPLNGKVLALSEIEDAAFSSGALGHGVAIEPSEGKLLAPVSGTVSALFPTNHAIGITTDSGAEILMHIGMDTVQLEGKYFTAHTTQGEYVKKGQLLIEFDIEQIKKAGKPLTTPVVVTNHKEYSLVLTKQKQVKTGSQLINLVTN; translated from the coding sequence ATGAAATACGAACAGTTAGCAAAAGATATTCTTGCAAATGTGGGCGGAAAAGAAAACGTTTCCAGTGTTGTTCACTGTGTTACACGTCTCCGCTTTAAGTTAAAGGATGAAGGCAAAGCAAATACAGAAGTGTTAAAAAATATGGATGGTGTTGTTACCGTCATGAAAAGCGGAGGACAATATCAGGTTGTTATTGGAAACCATGTTCCTGATGTGTATGCGGCTGTTACAACAGTAGGAAATCTTGGTGCTGTTAGTGAAAGCAGTGATACAAGCAGTGGTGAAAAAGTTGGTTTGGGTGCAGCTTTCATTGACATGATTTCAGGCGTTTTCCAACCAATCCTGGGTGTTTTGGCTGCAACAGGTATGATTAAAGGGGTTGCTGCCTTAATCTTAGCGTTAGGCTGGGTTGAAGCAACTTCAGGTACGTACCAATTATTCAATATCGCTGGTGATGGTTTATTTAACTTCTTGCCAATTTTCTTAGGGTATACAGCGATGAAGAAATTTGGCGGTACACCGTTTATCGGGATGGCGATTGCCGCAGCATTGGTACACCCTACATTAGCAACTCTAACTACAGGGGAAGTATCAAACGTTCTTTTCAAAGGTACACTCTTTGAATCACCAATACACATTACATTCTTAGGAATTCCTGTAATTATGATGAGTTATGCATCAAGCGTAATTCCAATCATTCTGTCAGCATTTGTAGCTTCAAAAGTAGAAAAAAGTTTAAAGAAAGTCATTCCAGATGTTGTAAAAACATTCCTAGTTCCATTCTGTACAATTGCGATTATGGTGCCATTAACATTCCTAGTCATCGGACCGATCTCAACATGGGCTGGCAGTTTGTTAGGTGCAGCGACGGTTTGGATTTATGAGTTAAGCCCTCTTGTAGCAGGTTTAATTCTAGGCGGATTCTGGCAAGTGTTTGTTATTTTCGGTCTTCATTGGGGTCTGGTTCCAATTGCAATGAACAATTTGACTGCTTTAGGCAACGACCCAGTATTAGCAACAACCGTTATGGTATGTTTTGCACAAACTGGTGCAGTATTAGCGATTCTGCTAAAAACGAAAGACAAAAAATTAAAATCACTTAGTGTTCCAGCGTTCATTTCAGGGTTGTTTGGTGTTACAGAACCAGCGATTTATGGTATTACATTACCGCTTAAAAAGCCATTTATCATGAGCTGTATCGGTGGCGGTGTCGGTGGTGCGATCATTGGTGCAACAGCAGGTAAGTTATGGATGTTTGGTGGAATGGGGATGTTCGTTATTCCAGCGTTCATCAAACCAGGTGCAGGACTCGATATGAGTTTCTATGGATCGATTATTGCGATGGTCGTAGGTTTTGCAGTAGCATTTGTTCTAACTTATTTATTCGGTGGAATTAATCAAGAGAAATCTTCAAAGGCAACAAAAGAAACAACTACAGCTTCTAATGAAGTTGCTGCAACTAAGGTCCAAGATGAAGAATTGGTGAGCCCATTAAACGGTAAAGTACTTGCATTATCAGAAATTGAAGATGCAGCGTTTTCATCTGGTGCACTAGGACACGGTGTAGCGATTGAACCAAGTGAAGGGAAGTTACTAGCTCCTGTATCTGGAACAGTATCCGCGTTATTCCCAACCAATCATGCGATTGGAATTACAACCGACTCAGGTGCAGAAATTCTAATGCATATTGGAATGGACACAGTTCAATTAGAAGGAAAGTATTTCACCGCACATACTACTCAAGGTGAGTATGTGAAAAAAGGTCAATTACTAATTGAGTTCGATATCGAGCAAATTAAAAAAGCCGGTAAGCCTCTAACAACGCCTGTTGTTGTGACGAACCATAAGGAATACAGTTTAGTGTTAACAAAACAAAAGCAAGTCAAAACAGGTAGTCAATTAATTAACCTAGTGACGAATTAA
- a CDS encoding 6-phospho-beta-glucosidase, which yields MAFPKGFLWGGAIAANQAEGAYLADGKGLTTVDLLPTGNKRWEIMFGNLPSYEPLEGEFYPSHEAIDFYHRYKEDIALFAEMGFKALRLSISWARIFPNGDDAEPNEAGLQFYDNVFDELLKYGIEPVVTIAHFDVPVNLVKNYGSWRNRKMVSFFETYATTLFKRYKDKVKYWMTFNEINMLLHLPFVGAGLVFKEGEDKKQVKYQAAHHQLVASSLAVKAGHEIIPDAKIGCMLAAGQTYPYSCNPDDVFDAMEKDRDSFFFIDVQSRGQYPGYAKRFFKDNNLTIEMEEQDEELLKNHTIDYIGFSYYASRTTSTDPEINKTTAGNVFGSIENPYLEKSEWGWTIDPKGFRITANQLYDRYQKPLFVVENGLGAVDVPTEDGAVNDDYRIEYLRKHVAEMSEAIEDGVEILGYTSWGPIDLVSASTGEMKKRYGYIYVDKDNEGNGTLERSKKKSFEWYKSVIATNGEKL from the coding sequence ATGGCTTTTCCAAAAGGATTTTTATGGGGTGGCGCGATTGCGGCAAACCAAGCAGAAGGTGCTTATTTAGCAGATGGAAAGGGATTAACCACGGTTGATTTGTTACCAACAGGGAACAAACGCTGGGAGATTATGTTTGGGAATCTGCCTTCGTATGAACCACTTGAAGGTGAATTTTATCCATCACATGAAGCGATCGACTTTTATCACCGATATAAAGAAGATATCGCTCTTTTTGCAGAAATGGGTTTTAAAGCATTGCGTTTATCAATCTCTTGGGCTCGGATATTCCCAAATGGAGATGACGCTGAACCAAACGAAGCAGGACTTCAATTTTATGACAATGTGTTTGACGAACTATTGAAGTATGGTATTGAGCCAGTGGTAACCATTGCTCACTTTGATGTACCGGTTAACCTAGTGAAGAATTATGGCAGCTGGAGAAATCGCAAGATGGTTAGCTTTTTTGAGACATATGCGACAACTCTTTTTAAGAGATATAAGGACAAAGTGAAGTACTGGATGACGTTTAACGAAATCAATATGCTTCTGCACTTGCCGTTTGTTGGGGCTGGCCTTGTCTTTAAAGAGGGAGAAGATAAAAAGCAAGTGAAGTATCAAGCAGCACATCATCAATTGGTGGCAAGTAGCTTAGCGGTAAAAGCTGGCCATGAAATCATTCCAGATGCTAAAATCGGCTGTATGCTCGCAGCAGGTCAAACGTATCCTTACTCATGTAATCCTGATGATGTATTCGATGCAATGGAAAAAGACCGTGATTCCTTCTTCTTTATTGATGTGCAATCTCGCGGTCAATACCCAGGCTATGCCAAGAGATTTTTCAAGGACAATAACCTAACCATTGAAATGGAAGAGCAGGATGAAGAGCTATTAAAGAATCATACAATAGATTATATTGGTTTTAGCTATTATGCAAGCCGCACAACAAGTACGGATCCAGAAATCAATAAGACGACTGCTGGTAATGTATTTGGTTCTATTGAAAATCCTTACCTCGAAAAGTCTGAATGGGGTTGGACGATTGATCCGAAGGGCTTCCGTATTACGGCAAATCAATTGTATGACCGCTACCAAAAACCTCTTTTTGTTGTGGAAAATGGTCTAGGTGCTGTCGACGTTCCAACAGAAGACGGGGCGGTTAACGACGATTACCGTATCGAGTACTTACGAAAGCACGTGGCAGAAATGTCTGAAGCGATTGAAGACGGAGTTGAAATTCTAGGCTATACAAGCTGGGGACCAATTGATCTCGTCAGTGCTTCAACGGGTGAGATGAAAAAGCGTTATGGATACATTTACGTGGACAAGGATAATGAAGGAAACGGGACGCTCGAGCGTTCAAAAAAGAAGAGCTTTGAATGGTATAAGAGTGTCATTGCAACCAATGGAGAAAAACTTTAG
- the licT gene encoding BglG family transcription antiterminator LicT: MKIAKVYNNNVISTFNEKNEELVVMGKGLAFQKKPGDLVDKDKIEKIFALKNEDISEKFKTLLYEVPAEYMEITEEIIKIAKSRLGRTLNDSIYISLTDHIHFAVDRNQKGYDIKNALLWEIKRFYKEEFSIGLEAIKLVNEKIGVLLPEDEAGFIAMHIVNSGLNEEMPNVANITRVMQDILNIVKYHYKINFDEESLNYFRFVTHLKFFAQRLYSKNYIEDDDPFLYESFKQKHKEAIECTEKINDYIVNQFDHSLTNNEKLYLAIHIQRVVNR; this comes from the coding sequence ATGAAAATAGCCAAAGTATACAATAATAATGTCATAAGTACGTTTAATGAAAAAAACGAAGAGTTAGTTGTTATGGGGAAAGGTCTTGCTTTTCAAAAAAAGCCTGGAGATCTTGTGGACAAGGACAAGATTGAAAAGATTTTTGCTTTAAAAAATGAAGATATCTCTGAGAAGTTTAAGACCCTTTTATATGAAGTTCCCGCAGAATATATGGAAATCACTGAGGAGATTATTAAGATTGCAAAAAGCAGGCTAGGGAGAACTCTTAATGATAGCATCTATATCTCTTTAACGGACCATATTCACTTTGCAGTTGATAGAAACCAAAAAGGCTATGACATAAAAAATGCTTTATTGTGGGAAATCAAAAGGTTTTATAAGGAAGAGTTTTCAATCGGTTTAGAGGCAATAAAATTAGTTAATGAGAAGATAGGTGTCCTCTTACCCGAGGATGAAGCTGGTTTCATTGCGATGCACATCGTTAACTCAGGATTGAATGAGGAAATGCCAAATGTCGCTAATATTACGAGAGTCATGCAAGACATCTTAAACATTGTGAAATATCATTATAAAATAAATTTTGATGAGGAATCATTAAATTATTTTCGATTTGTGACGCATTTGAAATTTTTTGCCCAAAGGCTTTATAGTAAAAATTATATTGAGGACGATGATCCTTTTCTTTATGAGTCGTTTAAGCAAAAGCATAAAGAGGCTATTGAGTGTACGGAAAAAATTAATGATTATATCGTAAATCAATTTGACCATAGTCTTACGAATAATGAAAAATTATACTTGGCTATCCATATACAGAGAGTGGTAAATCGCTAA